The Streptomyces sp. NBC_00224 genome has a window encoding:
- a CDS encoding DUF397 domain-containing protein produces the protein MTTHVPNAETLRARWVTSSYSGGGNDCVQAATLDDGRFAVRDSKRPTGPALLFAAGGWGAFLTGIRAEHRSHR, from the coding sequence ATGACGACGCACGTCCCCAACGCCGAGACCCTGCGGGCCCGATGGGTCACTTCCTCGTACAGCGGCGGGGGCAACGACTGCGTCCAAGCCGCCACACTCGACGACGGCCGCTTCGCGGTACGCGACTCGAAGCGGCCGACCGGACCGGCTCTGCTGTTCGCGGCTGGGGGTTGGGGCGCGTTTCTCACTGGTATACGGGCGGAACACCGCAGCCACAGGTGA
- a CDS encoding helix-turn-helix domain-containing protein: MPRSRYALQPTVRQRRLGSELRRLRDESKVTAEQVAERLDCHISKISRIELGQSPIKRLDLEAMLDLYGLQDEQRRAALIKLSRSAKTQGWWQSYTGVIPPAYADFIGLEADAARLNSFQTILVPGLLQTPDYARAVITEAWDTEGPEQVERLVEVRTLRQELITRDEPVGLKVILCEAVLQQRIGSQKTMEAQLNRLVEVARKPNVTLQVLPNAAGAHPGLNGPFTILGFAGDDDPDVVLTENLTSSLYFEDKRELRRYQWAFNQLTAIAASPRASVTLLKKAAKELS; encoded by the coding sequence TTGCCTCGCTCACGGTACGCACTCCAGCCGACTGTCCGACAGCGGCGCCTGGGTTCTGAACTGCGACGACTGCGGGATGAGAGCAAGGTGACCGCCGAGCAGGTGGCCGAGCGGCTCGACTGCCACATCTCGAAGATCAGCCGCATCGAACTGGGCCAGTCCCCCATAAAGCGCCTAGATCTGGAGGCGATGCTCGACCTGTACGGACTCCAGGACGAACAGCGCCGAGCCGCGCTGATCAAACTCTCTCGCAGCGCCAAGACCCAAGGCTGGTGGCAGTCCTACACAGGCGTGATTCCACCGGCGTACGCGGACTTCATCGGCCTGGAAGCGGACGCGGCCCGACTGAACAGCTTCCAGACCATCCTGGTTCCCGGCCTGCTTCAGACTCCGGATTACGCACGCGCGGTCATCACGGAGGCCTGGGACACAGAGGGACCGGAGCAGGTGGAGCGCCTCGTCGAGGTCCGCACGCTCCGCCAGGAGTTGATCACCCGGGACGAACCGGTCGGCTTGAAGGTCATCCTGTGCGAGGCGGTCCTCCAACAGCGCATCGGCAGCCAGAAGACCATGGAGGCACAGCTGAACCGCTTGGTCGAGGTCGCCCGCAAGCCCAACGTCACTCTGCAAGTACTCCCGAACGCCGCCGGCGCGCACCCTGGCCTCAACGGCCCCTTCACCATCCTCGGCTTCGCCGGCGATGACGATCCGGACGTGGTGCTCACGGAGAACCTCACGAGTAGCCTCTACTTCGAGGACAAGCGCGAACTACGCCGCTACCAGTGGGCCTTCAACCAACTCACAGCGATCGCGGCCTCACCTCGCGCCTCCGTGACCCTGCTCAAGAAGGCGGCAAAGGAACTCTCATGA
- a CDS encoding ATP-binding protein has protein sequence MPEQTPHREEEFTRLFTSTRRGAHLARASATQHLATWGYSTDAATLVVAELAANAVAHGSASSQDFLLHVAVHPDRPATVRGEVSDACADQHPQPHPCLPDNDAESGRGLVLVEALALAWGVASRPYGKTVWAVVALGWGFDVEDR, from the coding sequence ATGCCAGAGCAAACCCCCCACCGCGAAGAGGAGTTCACCCGACTCTTCACCTCCACGCGCAGAGGCGCTCACCTCGCCCGTGCCAGCGCTACCCAGCACCTGGCCACCTGGGGATACTCGACCGACGCAGCCACGCTCGTCGTAGCCGAACTCGCGGCCAACGCGGTCGCCCACGGCAGCGCCTCCAGCCAGGACTTCCTTCTCCATGTCGCGGTACATCCCGATCGCCCAGCCACCGTCCGGGGCGAGGTATCCGACGCTTGCGCCGACCAGCACCCGCAGCCGCATCCGTGCCTCCCGGACAACGATGCCGAGAGTGGCCGAGGCTTGGTGCTCGTCGAGGCTCTTGCCCTCGCGTGGGGCGTCGCCTCCCGTCCGTACGGCAAGACGGTCTGGGCCGTCGTCGCGCTCGGGTGGGGCTTCGATGTCGAGGATCGGTGA
- a CDS encoding Uma2 family endonuclease, whose product MSVASFTHHNGPWTVVDVLALPEDRKVRYELVGESLVMSPAPGLRHQRASRRLANLLEAAAHASGAPVEVLEAINVTLPSGLVVPDIVVADQGATIEDAVSIDAEAVQLVIELVSPGNKTMDRKLKPLLYAEAAIPHYWRLEFDPAPRLIVSELDAGRYTETTIALPGVVTRIEAPFLLEIDPAGLARQ is encoded by the coding sequence ATGAGTGTTGCCAGCTTTACGCACCACAACGGGCCCTGGACCGTCGTCGACGTCCTGGCCCTGCCCGAAGACCGCAAAGTGCGCTACGAACTGGTCGGGGAGTCGCTCGTGATGTCTCCCGCCCCCGGGCTGCGCCACCAGAGGGCCAGCCGCCGGCTCGCGAACCTCCTGGAGGCTGCGGCTCACGCTTCCGGCGCACCGGTCGAGGTCCTCGAAGCCATCAACGTCACCCTGCCCAGCGGCCTCGTGGTCCCCGACATCGTCGTCGCCGACCAGGGCGCGACCATCGAGGACGCCGTCAGCATCGACGCGGAAGCGGTCCAGCTCGTCATCGAGCTGGTCTCACCCGGCAACAAGACCATGGACCGCAAACTCAAGCCGCTGCTGTACGCGGAGGCCGCGATCCCGCACTACTGGCGCCTGGAATTCGACCCGGCCCCCCGGCTGATCGTCAGCGAGCTCGATGCCGGCCGGTACACCGAGACCACCATCGCGCTCCCCGGGGTCGTCACCCGGATCGAGGCGCCGTTCCTCCTTGAGATCGACCCTGCCGGGCTCGCCCGGCAGTAG
- a CDS encoding D-alanyl-D-alanine carboxypeptidase family protein: MRAPITVQFSRPLAIAALTAAAVVSGVAPAAAHPVKPGTPSPGKPSPGVPRAGAPKQPPASMSTLGGARLGLPGPQTGEGAPALPAGLSALAWMVADADTGQVLAASNAHWPLPPASTLKMLFADTVLPVVPGTASHKVEPAELTGMGDGSSAVGIVPGQTYLGADLWRGVFLRSGNDAVHVLASMNGGVPKTVTDMQAKADALGAKDTHVRSPDGYDAEGQVSSAYDLSLFLRSGLKNKDFKEYCATADAKFPGGPNTKGKPFGISNTNRMLSGIGGVAKYPGLIGGKNGYTTHAGNTLAEAATRDGHTILVTVMNPQENKHDKVYTETRALLDWGFAAVGKAKPVGTLDAPKPTTPSQPKGTAAATTDSSGMGVLGWTGLGAGAAVAAGVAYVVLKRRPVKRRRV, translated from the coding sequence ATGCGTGCCCCGATAACTGTGCAGTTCAGCCGCCCGCTGGCCATCGCGGCCCTCACCGCGGCGGCGGTGGTCTCCGGTGTCGCCCCCGCGGCGGCCCACCCAGTGAAGCCGGGCACGCCGTCGCCCGGGAAGCCGAGCCCCGGGGTACCGCGCGCCGGAGCCCCCAAGCAGCCCCCGGCGTCCATGTCCACGCTCGGCGGCGCGCGGTTGGGCCTCCCGGGCCCGCAGACCGGCGAGGGCGCCCCCGCGCTGCCCGCGGGCCTGTCCGCCCTCGCCTGGATGGTCGCGGACGCGGACACCGGCCAGGTCCTTGCCGCCAGCAACGCCCACTGGCCGCTGCCGCCCGCCTCCACCCTGAAGATGCTCTTCGCGGACACGGTGCTGCCCGTGGTGCCGGGCACGGCGAGCCACAAGGTGGAGCCGGCGGAGCTCACCGGCATGGGCGACGGCAGCAGCGCGGTGGGCATCGTCCCGGGCCAGACATATCTGGGCGCGGACCTGTGGCGGGGCGTGTTCCTGCGCTCGGGCAACGACGCGGTGCACGTGCTGGCGTCGATGAACGGCGGCGTACCGAAGACCGTGACGGACATGCAGGCGAAGGCGGACGCGCTGGGCGCGAAGGACACCCACGTCCGCAGCCCCGACGGCTACGACGCGGAGGGCCAGGTGTCGTCCGCGTACGACTTGTCCTTGTTCCTCCGCTCGGGCCTGAAGAACAAGGACTTCAAGGAGTACTGCGCGACGGCGGACGCGAAGTTCCCGGGCGGCCCGAACACCAAGGGCAAGCCGTTCGGCATCTCCAACACCAACCGCATGCTGTCCGGCATCGGCGGCGTGGCCAAGTACCCCGGCCTGATCGGCGGCAAGAACGGCTACACGACCCACGCGGGCAACACCCTCGCGGAGGCCGCCACCCGCGACGGCCACACCATCCTGGTGACGGTGATGAACCCCCAGGAGAACAAGCACGACAAGGTCTACACGGAGACGCGCGCGCTGCTGGACTGGGGGTTCGCGGCGGTCGGCAAGGCAAAGCCGGTGGGCACGCTGGACGCGCCGAAGCCGACCACCCCGTCCCAGCCGAAGGGCACGGCGGCGGCGACCACGGACTCGTCCGGGATGGGCGTCCTGGGCTGGACGGGGCTGGGCGCGGGAGCGGCGGTCGCGGCGGGGGTGGCTTATGTGGTGCTGAAGAGGCGGCCGGTTAAGCGGAGGCGCGTCTAG
- the pyk gene encoding pyruvate kinase has protein sequence MRRSKIVCTLGPAVDSYEQLTALIEAGMNVARFNFSHGSQAEHQERYDRVRKAAADTGRAVGVLADLQGPKIRLETFAEGPVELVRGDEFVITTEDVPGDKSICGTTYKGLPGDVSKGDPILINDGNVELKVTSVEGPQVKTIVIEGGVISDHKGINLPGAAVNVPALSEKDIEDLRFALRMGCDLVALSFVRDADDVKDVHKVMDEVGRRVPVIAKVEKPQAVEHMEGVVMAFDGVMVARGDLAVEYPLERVPMVQKRLIELCRRNAKPVIVATQMMESMITNSRPTRAEASDVANAILDGADAVMLSAESSVGAYPIETVKTMSRIVEAAEEELLSKGLQPLVPGKKPRTQGGSVARAACEIADFLDGKALVAFTKSGDTARRLSRYRAAQPILAFTTDAGTRNQLALSWGVESFVVPHVDNTDAMVDLVDAELLKLKRYNEGDTMVITAGSPPGVPGTTNMVRVHHLGGGQQG, from the coding sequence ATGCGCCGTTCCAAAATCGTCTGCACACTGGGCCCCGCCGTCGACTCCTACGAGCAGCTGACTGCTCTGATCGAGGCCGGTATGAACGTGGCCCGCTTCAACTTCAGCCACGGATCCCAGGCAGAGCACCAGGAACGGTACGACCGTGTCCGCAAGGCCGCCGCGGACACCGGTCGCGCGGTGGGCGTGCTCGCCGACCTCCAGGGACCGAAGATCCGCCTGGAGACCTTCGCCGAGGGCCCCGTCGAGCTGGTGCGCGGTGACGAGTTCGTCATCACCACCGAGGACGTCCCGGGCGACAAGTCGATCTGCGGCACCACCTACAAGGGGCTGCCGGGCGACGTCTCCAAGGGCGACCCGATCCTGATCAACGACGGCAACGTCGAGCTCAAGGTGACCTCGGTAGAGGGCCCCCAGGTCAAGACCATCGTCATCGAGGGCGGTGTCATCTCCGACCACAAGGGCATCAACCTGCCCGGCGCGGCGGTGAACGTCCCGGCCCTGTCCGAGAAGGACATCGAGGACCTGCGGTTCGCCCTGCGGATGGGCTGCGACCTGGTCGCCCTCTCCTTCGTCCGGGACGCCGACGACGTCAAGGACGTCCACAAGGTCATGGACGAGGTCGGCCGCCGCGTGCCGGTCATCGCCAAGGTCGAGAAGCCGCAGGCCGTCGAGCACATGGAGGGCGTCGTCATGGCGTTCGACGGTGTGATGGTGGCCCGTGGCGACCTCGCCGTCGAGTATCCGCTGGAGCGGGTCCCGATGGTGCAGAAGCGCCTCATCGAGCTGTGCCGCCGCAACGCCAAGCCGGTGATCGTGGCGACCCAGATGATGGAATCGATGATCACCAACTCGCGCCCGACCCGCGCCGAGGCCTCCGACGTGGCCAACGCCATCCTGGACGGCGCGGACGCGGTCATGCTCTCCGCCGAGTCCTCGGTCGGCGCCTATCCGATCGAGACGGTCAAGACGATGTCCCGCATCGTCGAGGCCGCCGAGGAGGAGCTCCTCTCCAAGGGCCTCCAGCCGCTCGTCCCGGGCAAGAAGCCGCGTACGCAGGGCGGTTCGGTGGCCCGCGCGGCCTGCGAGATCGCGGACTTCCTGGACGGCAAGGCGCTGGTCGCGTTCACCAAGTCGGGTGACACGGCCCGCCGCCTCTCGCGCTACCGCGCGGCCCAGCCGATCCTGGCCTTCACCACGGACGCCGGCACCCGCAACCAGCTGGCGCTGAGCTGGGGCGTCGAGTCCTTCGTCGTCCCGCACGTGGACAACACGGACGCGATGGTCGACCTCGTGGACGCGGAGCTGCTGAAGCTCAAGCGGTACAACGAGGGCGACACGATGGTCATCACGGCGGGCTCGCCCCCCGGCGTCCCCGGCACCACGAACATGGTGCGGGTGCACCACCTGGGTGGCGGCCAGCAGGGCTGA
- a CDS encoding acetate kinase translates to MTSTDPTPSRVLVLNSGSSSVKYQLLDMADSARLAVGLVERIGEETSRLVHTPLTGGDKRELTGPIADHGAALKAVSEELAKDGLGLDSPQLAAIGHRVVHGGLKFCAPTVITEEVMAEIERLVPVAPLHNPANITGIRTAQSLRPDLPQVAVFDTAFHTTMPEHAARYAIDVETADAHRIRRYGFHGTSHAYVSRETAKLLGKDPSEVNVIVLHLGNGASASAVRGGTCVDTSMGLTPLEGLVMGTRSGDIDPAVTFHLERVAGMSTDEIDTLLNKKSGLVGLCGDNDMREIRRRIDEGDQRAALAFDIYIHRLKKYIGAYYAVLGKVDAVAFTAGVGENAAPVREAAVTGLEELGLAVDGELNAVRSDAPRLISPEYARVAVAVVPTDEELEIATQTYALVRSGDGASGAGA, encoded by the coding sequence ATGACCAGCACCGACCCGACTCCGTCGCGCGTCCTCGTACTCAACTCCGGCTCGTCGTCGGTGAAGTACCAGCTGCTCGACATGGCGGACTCAGCGCGTCTCGCGGTGGGCCTGGTCGAGCGGATCGGCGAGGAGACCTCCCGCCTGGTGCACACCCCGCTGACCGGCGGCGACAAGCGCGAGCTGACCGGCCCGATCGCGGACCACGGGGCCGCCCTGAAGGCGGTCTCCGAGGAGCTCGCCAAGGACGGGCTCGGCCTGGACTCGCCGCAGCTCGCCGCGATCGGCCACCGGGTGGTGCACGGCGGGCTGAAGTTCTGCGCGCCGACCGTCATCACCGAGGAGGTCATGGCGGAGATCGAGCGGCTCGTCCCGGTCGCCCCGCTGCACAACCCGGCGAACATCACCGGCATCCGCACCGCGCAGTCCCTGCGCCCGGACCTGCCGCAGGTGGCCGTCTTCGACACCGCGTTCCACACCACGATGCCGGAGCACGCGGCCCGGTACGCGATCGACGTGGAGACCGCCGACGCGCACCGCATCCGCCGCTACGGCTTCCACGGCACCTCGCACGCGTACGTCTCGCGCGAGACCGCCAAGCTGCTCGGCAAGGACCCCTCCGAGGTCAACGTCATCGTGCTGCACCTGGGCAACGGCGCCTCGGCGTCGGCGGTCCGGGGCGGGACGTGCGTGGACACCTCGATGGGGCTCACCCCGCTCGAAGGCCTGGTCATGGGCACCCGCTCGGGCGACATCGACCCGGCGGTGACCTTCCACCTGGAGCGGGTCGCCGGGATGTCCACGGACGAGATCGACACCCTGCTCAACAAGAAGAGCGGTCTGGTCGGGCTCTGCGGCGACAACGACATGCGCGAGATCCGCCGCCGGATCGACGAGGGCGACCAGCGCGCGGCGCTCGCCTTCGACATCTACATCCACCGGCTGAAGAAGTACATCGGCGCCTACTACGCGGTGCTCGGCAAGGTGGACGCCGTCGCCTTCACCGCCGGGGTGGGCGAGAACGCGGCGCCGGTGCGCGAGGCCGCCGTGACGGGTCTGGAGGAGCTGGGGCTCGCGGTCGACGGCGAGCTCAACGCCGTACGGTCCGACGCGCCGCGGCTGATCTCGCCGGAATACGCGCGGGTGGCCGTGGCGGTGGTACCCACGGACGAGGAGCTGGAGATCGCGACGCAGACGTACGCGCTGGTCCGGTCCGGTGACGGCGCGAGCGGTGCGGGCGCCTGA
- the pta gene encoding phosphate acetyltransferase has protein sequence MTRSVYVTGIDRGDGRQVVELGVMELLTRQVDRVGVFRPLVHDGPDRLFDLLRARYRLSQDAATVYGMDYHEASALQAERGTDELVSQLVERFHKVARDYEVVLVLGTDFADTQLPDELALNARLANEFGASVIPVVGGKGQPAESVRAEARNAHRAYEALGCDVLAMVVNRVNPQDREAIAERLKARLPVPCYVLPDEPALAAPTVAQITSALGGTVLLGDDAGLARDALAFVFGGAMLPNFLNALTPGCLVVTPGDRADLVVGSLAAHSAGTPPIAGILLTLDERPGEAILKLADRLAPGTPVVAVTGGSFPTAGELFALEGKLSASTPRKAETALGLFERHTDTADLLARMSVARSGRVTPMMFEHELIEQARANRRRVVLPEGAEERVLRAADVLLRRDVCELTLLGDVEVIRKKAADLGIDVTKCEIIDPHTSELRQRFAERYAELRAHKGVTVELAYDVVADVNYFGTLMVQEGLADGMVSGSVHSTAATIRPAFEIIKTKPDASIVSSVFFMCLADKVLVYGDCAVNPDPNAEQLADIAVQAAATAAQFGVDPRIAMLSYSTGTSGSGADVDKVREATKLVREARDDLRIEGPIQYDAAVEPSVAATKLPGSEVAGQATVLIFPDLNTGNNTYKAVQRSAGAVAVGPVLQGLRKPVNDLSRGALVQDIVNTVAITAIQAQAQAKGQETSA, from the coding sequence GTGACGCGCAGCGTGTACGTGACCGGGATCGACCGGGGAGACGGCCGACAGGTCGTCGAGCTGGGAGTCATGGAGCTCCTGACCCGCCAAGTGGACCGGGTGGGCGTCTTCCGTCCCCTCGTGCACGACGGCCCGGACCGCCTCTTCGACCTGCTCCGCGCCCGCTACCGGCTGTCCCAGGACGCCGCGACCGTGTACGGCATGGACTACCACGAGGCCTCCGCGCTCCAGGCCGAGCGCGGCACCGACGAGCTGGTCTCCCAGCTGGTCGAGCGCTTCCACAAGGTCGCCCGCGACTACGAGGTCGTCCTGGTCCTCGGCACCGACTTCGCCGACACCCAGCTCCCCGACGAGCTGGCGCTCAACGCGCGCCTGGCCAACGAGTTCGGCGCGTCCGTGATCCCGGTGGTCGGCGGCAAGGGCCAGCCGGCCGAGTCGGTGCGGGCCGAGGCGCGCAACGCCCACCGCGCCTACGAGGCACTGGGCTGCGACGTGCTCGCGATGGTCGTCAACCGGGTGAACCCGCAGGACCGCGAGGCCATCGCGGAGCGGCTCAAGGCCCGTCTCCCGGTGCCCTGCTACGTACTGCCCGACGAGCCCGCGCTCGCCGCGCCCACCGTCGCCCAGATCACCTCGGCGCTCGGCGGAACGGTGCTGCTCGGCGACGACGCCGGGCTCGCCAGGGACGCGCTCGCCTTCGTCTTCGGCGGCGCGATGCTGCCGAACTTCCTCAACGCCCTGACCCCGGGCTGCCTGGTGGTGACCCCGGGCGACCGCGCCGACCTGGTGGTGGGCTCGCTGGCCGCGCACAGCGCCGGGACGCCCCCGATAGCGGGCATCCTGCTGACCCTGGACGAGCGGCCCGGCGAGGCCATCCTCAAGCTCGCCGACCGGCTCGCGCCCGGCACCCCGGTGGTCGCCGTGACCGGCGGCTCCTTCCCGACGGCCGGTGAACTCTTCGCCCTCGAAGGCAAGCTGAGCGCCTCGACGCCGCGCAAGGCGGAGACCGCGCTCGGCCTCTTCGAGCGGCACACCGACACCGCCGACCTGCTGGCCCGGATGTCGGTGGCCCGCAGCGGCCGCGTCACCCCGATGATGTTCGAGCACGAGCTCATCGAGCAGGCCCGGGCGAACCGCCGCCGGGTCGTGCTCCCCGAGGGCGCCGAGGAGCGCGTGCTGCGCGCCGCCGACGTCCTGCTGCGCCGCGACGTCTGCGAGCTCACCCTGCTCGGCGACGTCGAGGTCATCCGCAAGAAGGCCGCCGACCTCGGCATCGACGTCACCAAGTGCGAGATCATCGACCCGCACACCTCGGAGCTGCGCCAGCGCTTCGCCGAGCGCTACGCCGAGTTGCGCGCGCACAAGGGCGTGACGGTGGAGCTCGCGTACGACGTGGTCGCGGACGTCAACTACTTCGGCACCCTGATGGTCCAGGAGGGCCTGGCCGACGGCATGGTCTCCGGCTCGGTGCACTCCACCGCCGCCACCATCCGCCCCGCCTTCGAGATCATCAAGACCAAGCCGGACGCCTCGATCGTGTCGTCCGTCTTCTTCATGTGCCTCGCCGACAAGGTGCTCGTGTACGGCGACTGCGCGGTCAACCCGGACCCGAACGCCGAGCAGCTGGCCGACATCGCGGTCCAGGCGGCCGCCACCGCCGCCCAGTTCGGCGTGGACCCCCGGATCGCGATGCTCTCGTACTCGACCGGCACCTCCGGCTCGGGCGCCGACGTCGACAAGGTCCGCGAGGCCACCAAGCTGGTCCGCGAGGCACGCGACGACCTGCGGATCGAGGGCCCGATCCAGTACGACGCGGCCGTGGAGCCGTCGGTGGCCGCGACCAAGCTGCCGGGCTCGGAGGTGGCCGGGCAGGCCACCGTCCTGATCTTCCCGGACCTCAACACCGGCAACAACACCTACAAGGCCGTGCAGCGCTCGGCCGGCGCCGTGGCCGTGGGCCCGGTGCTCCAGGGTCTGCGCAAGCCGGTCAACGACCTCTCGCGCGGCGCCCTCGTCCAGGACATCGTCAACACCGTCGCCATCACGGCCATCCAGGCCCAGGCGCAGGCAAAGGGGCAGGAGACCTCCGCATGA
- a CDS encoding ATP-dependent 6-phosphofructokinase: MRIGVLTAGGDCPGLNAVIRSVVHRAMTGHGDEVIGFEDGFKGLLDGHFRPLDLDSVSGILARGGTILGSARLERARLREAAENCAELARRYGIDALIPIGGEGTLTAARMLSDAGMPVVGVPKTIDNDISATDRTFGFDTAVMVATEAIDRLKTTAESHQRVMVVEVMGRHAGWIALESGMAGGAHGICLPERPFEVEDLVKMVEERFARGKKFAVICVAEGAHPAEGAMPYEKGAIDQYGHERFAGIGNRLAIELERRLGKEARPVILGHVQRGGVPTAYDRVLATRFGWHAVEAVHRGDFGNMTALRGTDVVMAPLASAVTELKTVPADRMFEAESVF; this comes from the coding sequence ATGCGCATCGGAGTCCTCACCGCGGGCGGCGACTGCCCCGGCCTGAACGCAGTGATCCGGTCGGTCGTGCACCGGGCCATGACCGGCCACGGCGACGAGGTCATCGGCTTCGAGGACGGGTTCAAGGGCCTGCTCGACGGCCACTTCCGCCCGCTCGACCTGGACTCGGTCAGCGGCATCCTCGCGCGCGGCGGCACCATCCTCGGCTCGGCCCGCCTGGAGCGCGCCCGGCTGCGCGAGGCCGCCGAGAACTGCGCGGAGCTGGCCCGCCGTTACGGCATCGACGCGCTCATCCCGATCGGCGGCGAGGGCACGCTGACGGCGGCCCGGATGCTCTCCGACGCCGGGATGCCGGTGGTCGGCGTGCCGAAGACCATCGACAACGACATCTCCGCGACCGACCGCACCTTCGGCTTCGACACGGCCGTCATGGTCGCCACCGAAGCCATCGACCGGCTGAAGACCACCGCCGAGTCGCACCAGCGCGTGATGGTCGTCGAGGTCATGGGGCGGCACGCGGGCTGGATCGCGCTGGAGTCCGGCATGGCGGGCGGCGCCCACGGCATCTGTCTGCCCGAGCGGCCCTTCGAGGTCGAGGACCTGGTCAAGATGGTCGAGGAGCGCTTCGCGCGCGGCAAGAAGTTCGCGGTGATCTGCGTCGCCGAGGGCGCGCACCCCGCCGAGGGCGCCATGCCGTACGAGAAGGGCGCGATCGACCAGTACGGTCACGAGCGGTTCGCCGGCATCGGCAACCGGCTGGCCATCGAGCTGGAGCGGCGGCTCGGCAAGGAGGCCCGCCCGGTCATCCTCGGCCACGTCCAGCGCGGCGGCGTGCCCACCGCGTACGACCGTGTCCTCGCCACCCGGTTCGGCTGGCACGCGGTGGAGGCGGTGCACCGGGGCGACTTCGGCAACATGACGGCGCTGCGGGGTACGGACGTGGTGATGGCGCCGCTGGCGTCGGCGGTCACCGAGCTGAAGACGGTCCCGGCGGACCGGATGTTCGAGGCGGAGTCGGTGTTCTGA
- a CDS encoding helix-turn-helix domain-containing protein, which produces MRRLREALGMAPGHVAYGLYAQYGLRVSPETVSSWERGFETPDARELTALAGVLWCSPGDLMAAAATLREHRMARGLSPEDLARRVGLDAGAYLRMEEAGRWRGNERQSEALAEALGLSLREYVTATGQHEDLAELLRSAVTTRWQAYVRPASKLLPLPRHHLQDVLEQLHTDYQGRMVSTMSWGTSGSTTESTAGDAGREFLDRIVDHFWALAQV; this is translated from the coding sequence ATGCGCCGTCTGCGCGAGGCGCTGGGCATGGCGCCCGGCCATGTCGCCTACGGCCTGTACGCCCAGTACGGGCTGCGGGTCTCCCCCGAGACCGTCTCCTCCTGGGAACGGGGCTTCGAAACGCCCGACGCCCGTGAGCTGACCGCGCTGGCGGGAGTGCTGTGGTGCTCGCCCGGCGATCTGATGGCCGCGGCCGCCACACTCCGCGAGCACCGGATGGCGCGCGGGCTCAGCCCGGAGGACCTGGCCCGGCGCGTGGGACTCGACGCGGGGGCGTACCTCCGGATGGAGGAGGCGGGCCGGTGGCGCGGCAACGAGCGCCAGTCCGAGGCGCTGGCCGAGGCGCTCGGCCTGTCGCTGCGCGAGTACGTCACGGCGACCGGGCAGCACGAGGACCTGGCGGAGCTGCTGCGCAGCGCGGTCACCACGCGCTGGCAGGCGTACGTCCGCCCGGCGTCCAAACTGCTGCCGCTCCCGCGCCACCACCTCCAGGACGTCCTGGAGCAGCTGCACACCGACTACCAGGGCCGGATGGTGTCGACGATGAGCTGGGGGACGAGCGGCTCCACCACCGAGTCGACGGCGGGCGACGCGGGCCGCGAGTTCCTGGACCGGATCGTGGATCACTTCTGGGCGCTGGCGCAGGTGTAG
- a CDS encoding carbohydrate ABC transporter permease, protein MPRRTVPGRVPRPVPRRGPRRRTRERLAADAALLAVAAAFALPLLWLLLSSLDTDADLRVRVPGNPALDNFSAVWTDEITFTPMLNSLVLCGGATVLTVVCAVLAAYPLSRYRSRLTRPYLLTILFTTCLPITAVMVPVYGLFVQVDLIDTVYGTALFLATAQLPFAIWLMKNFMDGVPRVLEEAAWTDGASMPQTLWRVVLPLMGPGVAVVTIYTFIMLWGNFFVPFMLLLSPDRLPASVSIFTFFGNYGSVVYGELAAFSILYSTPVLLLYVVIAQRLGGGFALGGAVKG, encoded by the coding sequence GTGCCCCGACGCACGGTGCCCGGACGCGTGCCCCGCCCCGTGCCCCGCCGCGGGCCGCGCCGCCGGACCCGGGAGCGGCTGGCCGCCGACGCCGCGCTGCTCGCGGTCGCCGCCGCGTTCGCGCTGCCGCTGCTGTGGCTGCTGCTCTCCTCGCTCGACACGGACGCGGACCTGCGGGTGCGGGTGCCGGGCAACCCCGCCCTGGACAACTTCTCCGCCGTGTGGACCGACGAGATCACCTTCACACCGATGCTCAACAGCCTGGTGCTGTGCGGCGGCGCGACGGTCCTGACGGTGGTGTGCGCGGTGCTCGCCGCGTATCCGCTCTCGCGCTACCGCTCCCGCCTGACCCGCCCCTACTTGCTCACCATCCTCTTCACCACGTGTCTGCCGATCACCGCGGTGATGGTCCCGGTGTACGGGCTCTTCGTGCAGGTCGACCTGATCGACACGGTGTACGGCACGGCCCTGTTCCTGGCCACCGCACAGCTCCCGTTCGCCATCTGGCTGATGAAGAACTTCATGGACGGCGTGCCCAGGGTCCTGGAGGAGGCGGCGTGGACGGACGGGGCGTCGATGCCGCAGACGCTGTGGCGGGTGGTGCTGCCGCTGATGGGTCCCGGCGTGGCGGTGGTGACGATCTACACCTTCATCATGCTGTGGGGGAACTTCTTCGTCCCCTTCATGCTGCTGCTCTCGCCGGACCGGCTGCCCGCCTCGGTCTCGATCTTCACCTTCTTCGGCAACTACGGCTCGGTGGTCTACGGCGAGCTGGCGGCGTTCTCCATCCTCTATTCGACGCCGGTACTGCTGCTCTACGTGGTCATCGCCCAGCGCCTCGGCGGCGGTTTCGCGCTGGGCGGGGCGGTCAAGGGGTAA